A window of the Egibacter rhizosphaerae genome harbors these coding sequences:
- a CDS encoding sugar phosphate nucleotidyltransferase: MRALVLAGGAGSRLQPLTDTRPKPLVPFLVAPFATGLLVRLREAGVERVTFLVGDDPRPFAPLVPLGGGLGLHVNLRAEEARLDTAGGARREIAGEDEPVLVCNGDILTDLDFGRLVAGHRRSGALASLALGRVQDPSSYGVVLTDDAGTVTDFVEKPAAEHAPTNTVNAGTYVVSSGALADHPGDGPLSFERDVFPGLVARGALHGMVADAFWADLGTPARYRAGQRAVLEGACSWPWPDAVHRDGAGGARHEQSRVADEAIVRDASVLGIGTVVGERALVSGSVLFDHVAIGPGAAVRDAVIGEGARVGGDAEVAADAVIGDGAVVREGVRVPAGARLAAGDVAA, encoded by the coding sequence ATGCGCGCGCTTGTGCTCGCCGGGGGCGCGGGGAGCCGGCTCCAGCCGCTCACCGACACGCGCCCCAAGCCGTTGGTGCCGTTCCTCGTCGCTCCATTCGCGACCGGGCTGCTGGTCCGGTTGCGCGAGGCCGGTGTCGAGCGCGTCACGTTCCTCGTCGGCGACGATCCCCGGCCCTTCGCCCCGTTGGTTCCGCTCGGCGGGGGCCTCGGGCTGCACGTCAACCTGCGCGCGGAGGAGGCGCGTCTCGACACCGCGGGCGGGGCGCGCCGCGAGATCGCCGGGGAGGACGAGCCGGTGCTCGTCTGCAACGGCGACATCCTCACCGATCTCGACTTCGGCCGTCTGGTGGCAGGGCATCGACGCTCGGGAGCGCTGGCAAGCCTGGCCCTCGGGCGCGTCCAGGACCCGTCGAGCTACGGGGTGGTGCTCACGGACGACGCCGGCACGGTGACCGACTTCGTCGAGAAGCCCGCCGCTGAGCACGCGCCGACGAACACCGTCAACGCCGGCACGTACGTGGTGAGCTCCGGGGCGCTCGCGGACCATCCCGGGGACGGACCGCTGTCCTTCGAGCGCGACGTGTTTCCCGGGCTCGTGGCGCGCGGCGCGCTGCACGGGATGGTGGCCGACGCGTTCTGGGCGGACCTCGGGACCCCCGCCCGCTACCGAGCAGGGCAGCGGGCGGTGCTCGAGGGTGCCTGCTCGTGGCCCTGGCCCGACGCGGTGCATCGCGACGGTGCGGGCGGCGCGCGTCACGAGCAGTCGCGGGTGGCCGACGAGGCGATCGTGCGCGATGCCAGCGTGTTGGGCATCGGGACGGTCGTCGGGGAGCGCGCCCTGGTGTCGGGCAGCGTGCTCTTCGACCACGTCGCCATCGGCCCGGGGGCCGCCGTGCGCGACGCCGTGATCGGCGAGGGAGCCCGTGTCGGCGGGGACGCCGAGGTCGCTGCGGACGCGGTCATCGGCGACGGCGCCGTGGTGCGTGAGGGGGTGCGGGTTCCCGCCGGGGCCCGCCTCGCCGCGGGCGACGTCGCCGCGTAG
- a CDS encoding sugar isomerase domain-containing protein has product MAAGAGAFGAYLREHLEAIEERNAVTLDRLADALLATVRNGGLVHVGGTGHSTGLLLETFYRAGGLACVQPLYDQGLSPLEGAVASTARERTSGLAERILRQAAPDTGDLGIVFSNSGTNPVPVELAQGLSRRGCTVAAVCSLEHLRQAPRRSDAKLDEIADLVLDTGAPEGDVAYAAGPHHTAPVSSLAGVYLWSLALARLADRAAAAGIDLPLWQSTNVADGEARNEATIAAFGPRIPRLSVSGPDGEE; this is encoded by the coding sequence GTGGCAGCAGGCGCGGGCGCGTTCGGCGCGTACCTGCGCGAGCACCTGGAGGCGATCGAGGAGCGCAACGCCGTCACGCTCGACCGGCTCGCCGACGCCTTGCTCGCGACGGTCCGCAACGGCGGGCTCGTCCACGTCGGCGGGACGGGCCATTCCACGGGGTTGCTCCTCGAGACCTTCTACCGCGCCGGAGGGCTCGCCTGCGTGCAGCCGCTGTACGACCAGGGCCTCTCACCGCTCGAGGGCGCCGTGGCGAGCACCGCCCGGGAACGCACGTCCGGGCTCGCGGAGCGCATCCTCCGGCAGGCCGCACCCGACACGGGGGACCTGGGCATCGTCTTCTCGAACTCCGGGACCAACCCCGTGCCCGTCGAACTCGCCCAAGGGCTCTCGCGTCGCGGCTGCACGGTCGCGGCCGTGTGCTCCCTGGAGCACCTGCGGCAGGCGCCCAGGCGCAGCGACGCCAAGCTCGACGAGATCGCCGACCTCGTCCTGGACACGGGCGCTCCCGAGGGGGACGTCGCGTACGCGGCCGGGCCGCATCACACCGCCCCGGTCTCGAGCCTCGCCGGCGTCTACCTCTGGAGCCTCGCGCTCGCCCGCCTGGCCGATCGCGCCGCAGCCGCCGGCATCGACCTCCCGCTGTGGCAGAGCACGAACGTCGCGGACGGGGAGGCACGCAACGAGGCGACCATCGCGGCCTTCGGTCCGAGGATCCCCCGACTGTCCGTGTCGGGGCCAGACGGCGAGGAGTAG
- a CDS encoding SIS domain-containing protein: MRTPGTRMHAEMAEQPDVLAQLADRRADRAAAIAAARPEPLHGIVLVARGSSDQAAIYGRYALEAAVGRPVALAAPSLHTLYGSEADYRGYLAVATSQSGRTPEIVSVLGAMREAGATTVAITNAGEAPLADEADVLIDLRAGEERAVPATKTFTAQVAAFALVAEALGTVPWTGRDWERLPAAVASVLADDLPAREAAEGLVDAAGIVSVGRGYLYAIALEAALKLKETTSILAQGYSAADLRHGPIAVIERDFPVLAFDAPGPAAEDMSALRAELAERGARMLRVGVGAGQLPVPEGLAEPFVAIPGVVRAQQLARELALARGLEPDAPVGLRKVTPTS, translated from the coding sequence ATGCGCACCCCCGGCACGCGGATGCACGCGGAGATGGCCGAACAACCCGACGTCCTAGCCCAGCTGGCGGATCGGCGCGCGGACCGCGCAGCCGCGATCGCCGCCGCTCGGCCCGAGCCCCTGCACGGGATCGTGCTCGTGGCGCGCGGCTCGTCGGACCAGGCCGCGATCTACGGGCGGTACGCGCTGGAGGCGGCGGTCGGCCGGCCGGTCGCGCTGGCCGCCCCGAGCCTGCACACGCTCTACGGCAGCGAGGCCGACTACCGGGGGTACCTCGCGGTCGCGACGAGCCAGTCGGGGCGGACGCCCGAGATCGTCAGCGTGCTCGGGGCGATGCGTGAGGCCGGCGCCACGACGGTGGCGATCACGAACGCGGGTGAGGCGCCGCTCGCGGACGAGGCCGACGTGCTCATCGACCTCCGGGCCGGCGAGGAGCGCGCGGTGCCGGCGACCAAGACGTTCACGGCGCAGGTCGCCGCCTTCGCACTGGTCGCGGAAGCCCTCGGGACGGTGCCCTGGACCGGCCGCGACTGGGAACGGCTGCCCGCAGCGGTGGCCAGCGTGCTCGCCGACGACCTCCCCGCGCGGGAGGCCGCGGAGGGGCTGGTCGATGCGGCCGGCATCGTCTCGGTGGGACGCGGCTACCTCTACGCGATCGCGCTCGAGGCGGCACTGAAGCTCAAGGAGACGACTTCGATCCTCGCCCAGGGCTACTCCGCCGCGGATCTGCGCCACGGGCCGATCGCGGTGATCGAGCGAGATTTCCCCGTCCTGGCGTTCGACGCCCCCGGGCCGGCGGCCGAGGACATGAGCGCGCTCCGTGCCGAGCTCGCCGAACGTGGCGCGCGCATGTTGCGGGTCGGGGTCGGCGCGGGCCAGCTGCCGGTCCCGGAAGGGCTGGCCGAGCCTTTCGTCGCGATCCCGGGGGTGGTGCGCGCCCAACAGCTCGCGCGCGAGCTCGCCCTGGCCCGCGGCCTCGAACCCGACGCGCCAGTGGGATTGCGGAAGGTGACCCCGACGAGCTGA
- the nagA gene encoding N-acetylglucosamine-6-phosphate deacetylase, with product MPRLGVAAAVVDGHVVAGDVEVEDGRVVRVAAGSGGRGTAAPGFVDLQVNGFGGVDFLAAGARDFAVAGEALLASGVTAYLPTLITSPIDDLVTALGVVEGLAGENTDKGPRVLGAHVEGPFLARPFAGAHNPELIVPPDREIADRLLGAGPVRFVTLAPEQPGGQELVSHLVAGGVRVSVGHTEAHSEDAHEAFDRGAVAVTHLHNAMRRFRSRDPGPAGAALARPEIAVLVINDGIHLADDTLLGAWRATRGRFVLVTDAIAAAGLGEGAVALGDRTVHVADGAARLDDGTLAGSVLTMDAAVRRLVELGVPLGEAIEAATGTPAGLVGERASLRPGAVADIAVLDEDLGVQRTLRDGVEVHAA from the coding sequence ATGCCACGACTGGGAGTTGCCGCAGCCGTCGTCGACGGGCACGTCGTCGCCGGCGACGTGGAGGTCGAGGACGGCCGCGTCGTACGGGTCGCGGCCGGGTCGGGAGGACGCGGGACCGCCGCGCCCGGCTTCGTCGACCTCCAGGTCAACGGCTTCGGGGGAGTCGACTTCCTCGCGGCGGGGGCGCGGGACTTCGCCGTCGCCGGCGAGGCGCTCCTGGCCAGTGGCGTCACCGCCTACCTACCCACCCTCATCACCTCGCCGATCGACGATCTCGTCACCGCGCTCGGCGTCGTCGAGGGCCTCGCCGGCGAGAACACCGACAAGGGACCGCGTGTCCTCGGCGCCCACGTCGAGGGCCCGTTCCTCGCCCGCCCCTTCGCGGGCGCGCACAATCCCGAGTTGATCGTCCCGCCCGATCGCGAGATCGCCGATCGCCTGCTGGGCGCGGGACCCGTGCGCTTCGTCACCCTGGCTCCCGAGCAGCCCGGGGGCCAGGAGCTGGTCTCTCATCTCGTCGCCGGGGGGGTGCGGGTGTCGGTCGGCCACACCGAGGCGCACAGCGAGGATGCACACGAGGCGTTCGACCGCGGGGCCGTTGCGGTCACGCATCTACACAACGCGATGCGGCGCTTCCGTTCCCGCGACCCCGGGCCCGCGGGAGCCGCGCTCGCCCGGCCCGAGATCGCGGTGCTGGTGATCAACGACGGGATCCACCTCGCCGACGACACGCTGCTCGGGGCATGGCGCGCCACCCGAGGCCGGTTCGTGCTGGTGACCGACGCCATCGCGGCGGCGGGGCTCGGTGAGGGCGCGGTGGCGCTCGGCGACCGTACGGTGCACGTAGCTGACGGGGCCGCCCGACTCGACGACGGCACGCTCGCCGGCAGCGTGCTCACGATGGACGCGGCCGTCCGCCGGCTCGTCGAGCTGGGGGTGCCCCTGGGCGAGGCGATCGAGGCCGCCACCGGGACGCCGGCTGGGCTCGTCGGCGAGCGCGCGAGCCTGCGACCGGGCGCCGTCGCGGACATCGCCGTCCTCGACGAGGACCTCGGGGTGCAGCGCACGCTCCGCGACGGTGTGGAGGTCCACGCGGCGTGA
- a CDS encoding glycoside hydrolase family 3 protein: MTTPPSPSTPPSARLDLPELISQTLWLVVHGPDPDRPDARNEQELGVGTPRQAIRALRPGGIVAFAWSGNCAHPQQLAHLVAALQDTAGEEAGMPLAVAIDEEGGRVRRLPPPATQWPSARALARAAGPEEAQARWAAAGTELLACGITTNLAPVVDVDAVNNPVVGDRAFGTDATTVSAHATAAVEGLQQAGVAAVAKHFPGHGAVAGDSHEALPHSAAGRASVEDRHLAAFRQLFADARPAGVMTGHLRIAALDGAEPATTSPAITRDLLRRELGYDGLVLTDSLAMGALADREPGAVAVEALAAGADVLLTPPDPGTAHAAVLEAVEQQRLSADRVAEAADRVAAHRTRWRAEGDGRAADDPSHRSLALDLAHRAVVVNDPVGLLPIDRALVVGATVAGPARGLADALAARGVAARLCELGGREGIGDGPLPSGDTMNAMAGDDPLVVVSEPGHDLTALLAATGRDSSVHVRTAVGEPALPRPAEPATTVDVSLPGGDHALVAATAQRLARTRERY; encoded by the coding sequence GTGACGACCCCGCCGTCCCCATCGACTCCACCGTCGGCGCGGCTGGACCTGCCGGAGCTGATCTCGCAGACCCTCTGGCTGGTGGTGCACGGTCCGGATCCCGACCGACCGGACGCGCGCAACGAGCAGGAACTGGGGGTCGGCACCCCGCGCCAGGCGATCCGCGCCCTGCGCCCCGGCGGCATCGTCGCGTTCGCCTGGAGCGGTAACTGTGCACACCCCCAGCAACTCGCGCACCTCGTCGCCGCGCTGCAGGACACCGCGGGGGAGGAGGCCGGGATGCCGCTGGCGGTCGCGATCGACGAGGAGGGTGGGCGTGTCCGGCGCCTCCCCCCGCCGGCCACCCAGTGGCCCTCGGCACGGGCACTCGCGCGAGCCGCGGGTCCCGAGGAGGCCCAGGCCCGGTGGGCGGCGGCCGGGACCGAGCTGCTCGCGTGCGGGATCACCACGAACCTCGCTCCGGTCGTCGACGTCGACGCCGTGAACAACCCGGTCGTCGGCGACCGCGCCTTCGGCACGGACGCGACCACGGTCTCGGCGCACGCGACGGCCGCCGTCGAGGGGCTCCAGCAGGCCGGCGTCGCCGCGGTCGCCAAGCACTTCCCCGGTCACGGAGCGGTCGCCGGGGACAGCCACGAGGCGCTCCCGCACAGCGCGGCGGGCCGGGCATCGGTCGAGGACCGACACCTCGCGGCGTTCCGGCAGCTGTTCGCCGACGCCCGGCCGGCGGGTGTGATGACCGGGCATCTGCGGATCGCGGCGCTCGACGGCGCCGAGCCCGCGACGACCTCCCCCGCCATCACCCGCGATCTCCTACGCCGGGAGCTCGGCTACGACGGACTGGTGTTGACGGATTCGCTCGCCATGGGCGCCCTCGCCGACCGGGAACCGGGGGCAGTGGCCGTCGAGGCGCTCGCCGCCGGCGCCGACGTCCTCCTGACCCCGCCCGATCCCGGCACCGCTCACGCGGCCGTGCTCGAGGCGGTCGAGCAGCAACGGCTCTCCGCCGATCGGGTCGCCGAGGCCGCCGACCGCGTCGCGGCCCACCGCACCCGCTGGCGGGCCGAGGGCGACGGACGGGCGGCCGACGACCCCTCACACCGCTCGCTCGCGCTGGACCTCGCCCATCGGGCGGTCGTGGTGAACGACCCCGTGGGGCTCCTCCCGATCGACCGCGCCCTCGTCGTCGGCGCGACCGTCGCCGGGCCCGCACGGGGCCTGGCGGACGCGCTCGCGGCCCGTGGGGTCGCGGCCAGGCTGTGCGAGCTCGGGGGGCGGGAAGGGATCGGGGACGGACCGCTGCCGAGCGGCGACACGATGAACGCCATGGCCGGCGACGATCCGCTCGTGGTGGTCAGCGAGCCGGGCCATGACCTCACCGCGCTGCTGGCGGCCACCGGCCGCGACTCCTCGGTGCACGTCCGCACCGCGGTGGGCGAGCCAGCGCTCCCCCGCCCGGCCGAGCCGGCGACCACCGTGGACGTTTCCCTCCCGGGCGGCGACCACGCGTTGGTGGCGGCCACCGCCCAGCGTCTCGCACGGACGCGGGAGAGGTACTGA
- a CDS encoding GntR family transcriptional regulator gives MAAAPNKYESIRDQVLDLVHGLDVGAAIPAERELCEQFGVSRMTLRRAVDDLVREGYLDRRHGSGTFVAEPKIAQQLTMTSFSEDMRRRGLVPSSQTLSLTTVTAGAPLGRHLEISPRAQVRRVRRLRLADDRPMAIETLHVPSELVPGLQARDLVDTSFYELLAERYGIEIGAGLQTIEPTVLNAEEGELLDVPEHSPAFLFERTSRSVGGRIVEFVRSVYRGDRYQLQVELRPPRTRGGRADGERVSAQDPAIASAMQTHPNSPE, from the coding sequence ATGGCCGCAGCTCCCAACAAGTACGAGTCGATCCGGGACCAGGTGCTCGACCTCGTCCACGGCCTCGACGTCGGTGCGGCCATCCCCGCCGAACGCGAGCTCTGCGAGCAGTTCGGCGTCTCGCGGATGACCCTGCGCCGAGCGGTCGACGATCTCGTCCGCGAGGGCTACCTCGATCGACGGCACGGGTCCGGGACGTTCGTGGCCGAGCCGAAGATCGCGCAGCAGCTCACCATGACGAGCTTCAGCGAGGACATGCGCCGGCGCGGCCTCGTACCGAGCAGCCAAACGCTGTCGCTCACGACCGTCACCGCCGGAGCACCCCTCGGGCGCCATCTGGAGATCAGCCCTCGGGCCCAGGTGCGCCGTGTGCGCCGCCTCCGCCTCGCCGACGACCGTCCGATGGCGATCGAGACCCTGCACGTTCCGAGCGAGCTCGTGCCGGGGCTGCAGGCACGCGACCTCGTCGACACGAGCTTCTACGAGCTGCTGGCCGAACGGTACGGCATCGAGATCGGGGCGGGCCTGCAGACCATCGAACCGACCGTCCTGAACGCCGAGGAGGGCGAGCTGCTCGACGTGCCCGAGCACTCCCCCGCGTTCCTGTTCGAGCGCACGAGCCGCTCCGTGGGGGGACGCATCGTCGAGTTCGTGCGATCGGTCTATCGCGGCGACCGGTATCAGCTCCAAGTGGAGCTCCGGCCCCCTCGCACGCGAGGCGGCCGCGCCGACGGCGAGCGCGTGAGCGCACAGGACCCCGCGATTGCCTCCGCCATGCAGACGCACCCGAACTCCCCGGAGTGA
- a CDS encoding extracellular solute-binding protein, with product MRPGLTPHPLRALLALLALTVLLAACEAEEAAEGEPDEPDEEEPDEAEPDADEPDAEDEAEPDEAEPDEDDEADGASGDHDGESITVWIMQPGSDDLEEMLEGFTADFEEETGADVDLLFQPWPDAHDAFTTAIAGDDMPDVAEMGTTWTPEFGELGVFAEQEDSGDVEYIEALVESGTPEGTPLGAPWYAGARALIYNAEVFDELGLEPPEDWDELVDVGETIQAETDMHAYGVVGAGANHFVLPRVWQAGGEIGEQHDDGTWEATLNEQEGVEAFDEYASLWSEHEFAPDGALNWDVNDAQDAFINEDMAMFEGLGPNLGVVQGEAEDLEVGVAPLPEGPAGNRDTLAGGSHLVRFADSQSPETAQAYIEYLLADERVAEFSEAVGFFPGTIEGIEAMDLDEHGEVFAEMLTDHSRSYPPTAEWGGFEGEALFTDAVQLIMQGDVSAQEALDDVADDMNDAFQE from the coding sequence ATGCGACCCGGACTGACACCGCATCCGCTGAGAGCGCTGCTCGCGCTGCTCGCCCTCACCGTGCTGCTCGCGGCCTGCGAGGCCGAGGAAGCGGCCGAGGGGGAGCCGGACGAACCCGACGAGGAAGAGCCCGACGAGGCCGAACCCGACGCGGACGAACCCGACGCGGAGGACGAGGCCGAACCCGACGAGGCCGAACCCGACGAGGACGACGAGGCCGACGGGGCCTCGGGGGACCACGACGGGGAGTCCATCACGGTCTGGATCATGCAGCCCGGCTCCGACGACCTCGAGGAGATGCTCGAAGGCTTCACGGCCGACTTCGAGGAGGAGACCGGGGCCGACGTCGACCTCCTGTTCCAGCCCTGGCCGGATGCGCACGACGCCTTCACTACGGCGATCGCGGGTGACGACATGCCGGACGTCGCGGAGATGGGCACCACCTGGACCCCGGAGTTCGGCGAGCTCGGCGTGTTCGCCGAGCAGGAGGACTCCGGGGACGTGGAGTACATCGAGGCGCTCGTCGAGAGCGGCACCCCGGAGGGCACCCCGCTCGGCGCGCCCTGGTACGCGGGCGCCCGCGCGCTGATCTACAACGCGGAGGTCTTCGACGAGCTCGGGCTCGAGCCCCCCGAGGACTGGGACGAGCTCGTCGACGTCGGCGAGACCATCCAGGCCGAGACCGACATGCACGCCTACGGCGTGGTCGGAGCCGGCGCGAACCACTTCGTCCTGCCCCGGGTGTGGCAGGCGGGTGGTGAGATCGGCGAGCAGCACGACGACGGGACCTGGGAAGCAACGCTCAACGAGCAGGAGGGCGTCGAGGCGTTCGACGAGTACGCGAGCCTCTGGAGCGAGCACGAGTTCGCGCCCGATGGTGCGCTGAACTGGGACGTCAACGACGCTCAGGACGCGTTCATCAACGAGGACATGGCGATGTTCGAGGGGCTCGGGCCCAACCTGGGGGTCGTCCAGGGCGAGGCCGAGGACCTGGAGGTCGGCGTCGCGCCGCTGCCCGAGGGCCCCGCGGGGAACCGCGACACGCTCGCGGGAGGCAGCCACCTCGTCCGCTTCGCCGACTCGCAATCACCCGAGACAGCCCAGGCCTACATCGAGTACCTCCTCGCCGACGAACGGGTCGCGGAGTTCAGCGAGGCGGTCGGGTTCTTCCCCGGCACGATCGAGGGCATCGAGGCGATGGACCTCGACGAGCACGGGGAGGTGTTCGCCGAGATGCTCACCGACCACAGCCGCAGCTACCCCCCGACGGCCGAGTGGGGCGGATTCGAGGGTGAGGCGCTGTTCACCGACGCTGTGCAGCTCATCATGCAGGGGGACGTGTCCGCACAGGAGGCGCTCGACGATGTCGCCGACGACATGAACGACGCCTTCCAGGAGTAG
- a CDS encoding carbohydrate ABC transporter permease, whose protein sequence is MSQLGTRPTGEAASPSEPVASAPPARRRRGPNRRFFEARILPALFLLPAALFIFGLTVWPVLRALQLSFTNADLSMFMTGEFDYIGLANYVEVATDAHLRGVFVTTAVFGLLCVLGTMVLGIAVALLLNRAFKGRTLLAILVLLPWAVPRVAVAALWEWIFHDQYGLANWMLTSVGMEFFEGFAWFNNRYVAFTAIGIAIVWQSFPFVALAMLAGLQSVPNEVMDAARVDGAGAWQRVRRIILPMLKPLLLVLIVISTIWNFKIFDQVFVMTEGGPARQTELLAITTWREAFTQHDFGLASALAMGMFVILAGVTLLYLWLIREEGEL, encoded by the coding sequence ATGAGCCAACTCGGCACGCGGCCGACCGGGGAGGCGGCCTCCCCGTCGGAGCCCGTCGCGTCCGCCCCGCCAGCGCGCCGGCGCCGCGGGCCCAACCGGCGCTTCTTCGAGGCGCGGATCCTGCCCGCGCTGTTCCTCCTGCCCGCCGCCCTCTTCATCTTCGGCCTCACGGTGTGGCCGGTGCTGCGGGCCCTGCAGCTGTCGTTCACCAACGCCGACCTGTCCATGTTCATGACCGGCGAGTTCGACTACATCGGGCTCGCCAACTACGTGGAGGTCGCGACCGACGCCCACCTGCGCGGCGTGTTCGTCACCACCGCGGTGTTCGGCCTCCTCTGCGTCCTCGGGACCATGGTGCTCGGCATCGCCGTGGCCCTGCTGCTCAATCGGGCGTTCAAGGGCCGCACGTTGCTCGCGATCCTCGTCCTCCTGCCCTGGGCGGTGCCACGCGTCGCCGTCGCCGCGCTCTGGGAGTGGATCTTCCACGACCAGTACGGGCTCGCGAACTGGATGCTCACCAGTGTGGGCATGGAGTTCTTCGAGGGGTTCGCGTGGTTCAACAACCGCTACGTCGCCTTCACCGCCATCGGGATCGCGATCGTCTGGCAGAGCTTCCCCTTCGTCGCGTTGGCGATGCTCGCGGGATTGCAGTCCGTCCCGAACGAGGTCATGGACGCCGCGAGGGTGGACGGGGCGGGCGCCTGGCAGCGGGTGCGCCGCATCATCCTGCCCATGCTGAAGCCGCTGCTGCTCGTGCTGATCGTCATCTCGACGATCTGGAACTTCAAGATCTTCGATCAGGTCTTCGTCATGACCGAGGGCGGACCCGCCCGTCAAACGGAGTTGCTCGCCATCACCACGTGGCGGGAAGCGTTCACCCAGCACGACTTCGGGCTCGCCTCCGCCCTCGCGATGGGCATGTTCGTGATCCTCGCGGGCGTGACGCTGCTCTACCTGTGGCTCATCCGGGAGGAGGGGGAGCTCTAG
- a CDS encoding carbohydrate ABC transporter permease, producing the protein MTVTDADRVAPAPRRTSEGVPTRRAWPRRALVQLATYAGAIAVGLFAFGPILWMLITALKPDGEILTSTPVFIPSEVRWDRLANVVTGDFAVYLRNSILVSGATVVLSVAAAAMAGWVLARYPLPLKRYLLILVLSAQMFPFVVLLIPIFILMRQVDLLGTHTGLILAYLSFTTPLVVWILRGFFQSIPIDLEEAAMVDGATRVQAFRRIILPLAMPGVAAASVFGFISAWNELLFALSFNRNNPELHTLPVALQQFIGRDTTDFGMIMAASAVFTVPVVVFFLFTHKRMTQGMVMGATKG; encoded by the coding sequence ATGACGGTGACCGACGCCGACCGCGTGGCCCCGGCACCCCGGAGGACCTCCGAGGGGGTTCCCACGCGCCGTGCCTGGCCGCGCCGGGCACTCGTGCAGCTGGCGACGTACGCGGGAGCGATCGCCGTCGGCCTCTTCGCCTTCGGGCCGATCCTGTGGATGCTGATCACGGCGCTGAAACCGGACGGCGAGATCCTCACGTCCACGCCGGTGTTCATCCCGAGCGAGGTGCGCTGGGACCGGCTGGCCAACGTCGTCACCGGCGACTTCGCCGTCTACCTGCGCAACTCCATCCTCGTCTCCGGGGCCACGGTCGTGCTGAGCGTCGCCGCGGCGGCGATGGCCGGATGGGTGCTCGCGCGCTACCCGCTGCCCCTGAAGCGGTACCTCCTGATCCTGGTCCTGAGCGCGCAGATGTTCCCGTTCGTCGTGCTGCTCATCCCGATCTTCATCCTCATGCGCCAGGTGGATCTGCTCGGCACCCACACCGGGCTGATCCTCGCCTACCTCTCGTTCACCACGCCGCTCGTGGTCTGGATCCTGCGGGGGTTCTTCCAGTCGATCCCGATCGACCTGGAGGAGGCCGCGATGGTCGACGGTGCGACCCGCGTGCAGGCGTTCCGGCGCATCATCCTGCCCCTGGCCATGCCCGGAGTGGCCGCCGCGAGCGTGTTCGGGTTCATCTCCGCCTGGAACGAGCTGCTCTTCGCGCTCTCGTTCAACCGCAACAATCCTGAGCTGCACACGCTCCCGGTCGCGCTCCAACAGTTCATCGGCCGGGACACCACGGACTTCGGGATGATCATGGCCGCCAGCGCCGTGTTCACGGTCCCGGTCGTGGTCTTCTTCCTGTTCACCCACAAGCGCATGACCCAGGGCATGGTCATGGGCGCGACGAAGGGGTAG